In Tepidimonas taiwanensis, the following are encoded in one genomic region:
- the dprA gene encoding DNA-processing protein DprA has protein sequence MAPDDWEGWLRLMATDGVGAATARRLLAAFGPPDAIFAQSLRALADAVGEGIARRLHGTPADWDALRARTRDWLCAPDCHLIALGDAAYPAALLATPDPPVLLHARGDPTALNAPRTLAIVGSRNPTAQGAENARAFAQALAAEGVCIASGLAAGIDAAAHEGALAAGGLTVAVVGTGLDRVYPARHRTLAQRIAASGCLLSEYLLGTPPLAPHFPRRNRLIAGLAQGTLVVEASLGSGSLITAELATQMGREVFAIPGSIHSPQSRGCHALIRQGAKLVETVAHIHEELTGLWGAHASATRPAADPAATGAADPADDGDAVLAALGYEPTAFDVLQARCGWDTAALQAHLLMLELDGRVQRLPGGLLQRVVRA, from the coding sequence ATGGCGCCCGACGATTGGGAGGGTTGGCTGCGGCTGATGGCGACCGACGGCGTCGGCGCGGCCACGGCGCGCCGGCTGCTGGCGGCCTTCGGACCACCCGACGCGATCTTCGCGCAGTCCCTGCGCGCGCTGGCCGACGCGGTCGGTGAGGGGATCGCCCGCCGCCTACACGGGACACCCGCGGACTGGGACGCGCTGCGGGCGCGCACCCGTGACTGGCTGTGTGCGCCCGACTGCCACCTGATCGCCCTTGGCGACGCGGCCTACCCCGCCGCGCTGCTCGCCACGCCCGACCCGCCCGTGCTGCTGCACGCGCGCGGCGACCCCACGGCGCTCAACGCCCCGCGCACGCTCGCCATCGTCGGCAGCCGTAACCCCACCGCGCAGGGGGCGGAAAACGCCCGCGCCTTCGCCCAGGCGCTGGCCGCCGAGGGGGTGTGCATCGCCTCGGGCCTGGCCGCCGGGATCGACGCCGCCGCGCACGAGGGGGCGCTGGCCGCCGGCGGCCTGACCGTCGCGGTCGTCGGCACCGGGCTGGACCGCGTCTATCCGGCGCGTCATCGGACGCTTGCGCAGCGCATCGCGGCCAGCGGCTGCCTGCTCAGCGAATACCTGCTCGGCACGCCGCCGCTGGCGCCGCACTTCCCGCGGCGCAACCGCCTCATCGCCGGCCTGGCCCAGGGCACGCTGGTGGTGGAGGCCTCGCTCGGCTCCGGCTCGCTGATCACCGCGGAGCTGGCCACCCAAATGGGGCGCGAGGTGTTCGCCATCCCCGGCTCGATCCACTCGCCGCAGTCGCGCGGCTGCCACGCGCTGATCCGCCAGGGCGCCAAGCTGGTGGAGACCGTCGCCCACATCCACGAGGAACTCACCGGATTGTGGGGTGCCCATGCCTCCGCCACCCGGCCGGCGGCAGACCCGGCCGCCACCGGTGCCGCAGACCCCGCCGACGACGGGGACGCGGTGCTCGCCGCGCTCGGCTATGAACCGACGGCGTTCGACGTGCTGCAGGCGCGCTGCGGGTGGGACACCGCGGCGCTGCAGGCCCACCTGCTGATGCTGGAGCTCGACGGCCGCGTGCAGCGTCTGCCCGGCGGACTGCTGCAGCGCGTGGTGCGCGCCTAA
- a CDS encoding AzlC family ABC transporter permease yields MSAAGSGATVPAPWWRTSFLNADLWRRPAFATGARELLGAASGIGAWGLMTGVAMVKSGLTPLEALLMTLLVYAGSAQLTAVPLIMAGAPLWVILAAAFCVNLRFVVFSAHLRAYLAHLPRGQRLLTGYLTGDMSYVFFARRYPHPGRTEAERLDQEAYLAGSCGVNYAFWMTASVIGIAAANAIPTAWGLGFAGILALLGVGCSLATSRLRVLSAAVAGTAAVAAWALPLKLNIVVAIAAAVAVCLVAEAHGPRWLRGAPVGSGRAHG; encoded by the coding sequence TTGAGCGCGGCCGGCTCCGGGGCGACCGTCCCCGCGCCATGGTGGCGCACGTCGTTCCTCAACGCCGACCTGTGGCGGCGTCCGGCGTTCGCCACCGGCGCGCGCGAGCTGCTGGGCGCGGCGTCGGGCATCGGCGCTTGGGGGCTGATGACCGGTGTGGCGATGGTCAAGTCGGGCCTGACGCCGCTGGAGGCGCTGCTGATGACGCTGCTGGTCTATGCCGGCAGTGCCCAGCTGACCGCGGTGCCGCTCATCATGGCCGGGGCACCGCTGTGGGTGATCCTGGCCGCGGCGTTCTGTGTGAACCTGCGCTTCGTGGTGTTTTCCGCGCACCTGCGGGCGTACCTGGCGCACCTGCCGCGCGGCCAGCGGCTGCTGACGGGCTACCTCACGGGCGATATGAGCTACGTTTTCTTTGCGCGGCGCTACCCGCACCCGGGCCGCACCGAGGCCGAACGGCTCGACCAGGAGGCGTACCTGGCCGGCAGCTGTGGGGTCAACTACGCGTTCTGGATGACGGCGAGCGTCATCGGCATCGCGGCGGCCAACGCGATTCCGACCGCGTGGGGGCTGGGTTTTGCCGGGATTCTGGCGCTGCTGGGGGTGGGGTGTTCGCTGGCGACATCGCGGCTGCGCGTGCTGTCGGCGGCGGTGGCGGGCACGGCGGCCGTGGCCGCGTGGGCGCTGCCGCTCAAGCTCAACATCGTCGTCGCGATCGCCGCGGCGGTGGCGGTGTGCCTGGTCGCCGAGGCGCACGGGCCGCGCTGGCTGCGCGGCGCACCGGTTGGTTCGGGGCGCGCGCATGGCTGA
- a CDS encoding AEC family transporter, protein MGSILLVTFPFFALVAAGYGAARRRWLPLEAIPGLNGFVLFFALPAMLYRFGASTPIAQLLDAAVAGVWLLCALLVVGLAVAVSLGGRIRWNDAAFGALVAAFPNSGFMGVPLIAALLGPQAVGTVIVVIVVDMVITSSLCIALSRLDAGEGGARAALKQALLGVLRNPMPWAIGLGALASARGLTLPAPLDKTVALLADAASPVALFTIGAVLARSQMQADHPMPWRDYVPLALMKLVLHPLLVLLLGAAAIQLGVPLQPTALTVLVLTAALPSASNVSLLAERMGADNGRIARIILVSTALAFFSFSAAVAWLR, encoded by the coding sequence ATGGGCTCGATCCTGCTGGTGACGTTTCCGTTCTTTGCGCTGGTGGCGGCCGGTTATGGCGCGGCACGCCGGCGCTGGCTGCCGCTGGAGGCGATCCCCGGGCTCAACGGTTTCGTGCTCTTTTTTGCGCTGCCCGCGATGCTGTACCGCTTCGGGGCGTCGACGCCGATCGCGCAGCTGCTCGACGCGGCGGTGGCGGGGGTGTGGCTGCTGTGCGCGCTGCTCGTCGTCGGCCTGGCGGTCGCGGTCAGCCTGGGCGGGCGCATCCGCTGGAACGACGCGGCGTTTGGCGCTCTGGTGGCGGCGTTCCCCAACTCGGGCTTCATGGGCGTGCCGCTGATCGCCGCGCTGCTCGGGCCGCAGGCGGTCGGCACGGTGATCGTGGTCATCGTCGTCGACATGGTGATCACGAGCTCGCTGTGCATCGCGCTGTCGCGGCTGGACGCGGGGGAGGGCGGCGCGCGCGCGGCACTGAAGCAGGCGCTGCTGGGGGTGCTGCGCAACCCGATGCCGTGGGCGATCGGCCTCGGGGCGCTGGCCTCGGCGAGGGGGCTGACGTTGCCCGCACCGCTGGACAAGACGGTGGCGCTGCTGGCCGACGCGGCCAGTCCGGTGGCGCTGTTCACGATCGGGGCGGTGCTGGCGCGCTCGCAGATGCAGGCGGATCACCCGATGCCGTGGCGCGACTACGTGCCGCTGGCGCTGATGAAGCTCGTGCTGCACCCGCTGCTGGTGTTGCTGCTCGGTGCTGCGGCGATCCAGCTCGGCGTGCCGCTGCAGCCGACGGCGCTCACCGTGCTCGTGCTCACCGCCGCGCTGCCCAGCGCGAGCAACGTCTCGCTGCTGGCCGAGCGCATGGGCGCCGACAACGGGCGCATCGCGCGCATCATCCTGGTGTCGACGGCGCTGGCGTTTTTCAGCTTTTCCGCGGCGGTGGCGTGGCTGCGGTGA
- a CDS encoding response regulator, with product MTSPPPSPPPVTGAAEGRRFLIGVAVTTMLLAAGLAALLVVFLRQTRTAEESAQLQTDSMTALVFQHEREFLRLQAALALALQARQPPDWDAVMLRHEIYASRVRLLDNSPSVAALQAQPEYQALLPRLRALVHELDAALPTKDRRRLDAALERMNELGPDVQALSFTADAFLSDTVKTKLREVRRLRDAVVALMAMQIAGLLAAAAALWLRQRRQQRERAELEALNAALRAARDAAESASRTKSRFLANMSHELRTPFNGILGMLTVLDDGSLSPVQRDQIQTARASAEHLLSLLNDILDVSALEAGQVRIVPEPLDMPQLVRDVHRWLQPQAAAKGIAFDCRIDDGGTPWVEADATRVRQILINLLGNAIKFTERGQVSLTVSAQRLADDPARVRWTAVVRDTGIGIDRATQARLFQRFQQADPSITRRYGGSGLGLEISRTLARLMGGDIQVHSVPGEGSTFTATWITPVAAPDAPVSGFAAPPPSAWPTTAPPAPAPAGADGANSPAPATAPAPAGDGEARWRVLVVEDHPVNRQIVGLLLEKLGHTVVFAEDGREAVALAAQEDYDIVLMDLHMPQMDGFEATERIRALPGPRGRVPIVALTADVMDGSVQRAQAVGMDGFLGKPVQRAQLEAVMRRCVKARAGVTTPDPAAAADTPPSP from the coding sequence ATGACGTCACCGCCGCCGTCGCCACCACCGGTCACGGGTGCCGCCGAAGGGCGGCGTTTTCTCATTGGCGTGGCGGTGACGACGATGCTGCTGGCCGCAGGGCTCGCGGCGCTGTTGGTCGTCTTCCTGCGCCAGACGCGCACCGCCGAGGAATCGGCCCAGCTGCAGACCGACTCGATGACCGCGCTCGTCTTCCAGCACGAGCGTGAGTTTCTGCGCCTGCAAGCCGCGCTCGCGCTCGCGCTGCAGGCGCGCCAGCCGCCGGACTGGGACGCCGTGATGCTGCGGCACGAGATTTACGCCAGCCGGGTGCGGCTGCTGGACAACAGCCCGTCGGTCGCGGCGCTGCAAGCCCAGCCCGAGTACCAGGCCCTGCTGCCGCGCCTGCGGGCGCTGGTGCACGAGCTGGACGCGGCGCTGCCCACCAAGGACCGGCGTCGGCTGGACGCGGCGCTGGAGCGGATGAACGAACTGGGCCCCGACGTACAGGCCCTGTCGTTCACCGCCGATGCGTTCCTCTCGGACACCGTCAAGACCAAGCTGCGCGAAGTGCGCCGGCTGCGCGACGCCGTCGTCGCCCTGATGGCGATGCAGATCGCCGGGCTGCTGGCGGCCGCCGCGGCGCTGTGGCTGCGGCAGCGCCGCCAACAGCGCGAACGCGCCGAGCTCGAGGCACTCAACGCGGCGCTACGCGCGGCACGCGACGCCGCCGAGAGCGCGAGCCGCACGAAGAGCCGGTTCCTTGCCAACATGAGCCACGAGCTGCGCACCCCGTTCAACGGCATCCTCGGCATGCTCACGGTGCTCGACGACGGCTCGCTCTCCCCGGTGCAGCGCGACCAGATCCAGACCGCGCGCGCATCGGCCGAGCACCTGCTGTCGCTGCTCAACGACATCCTCGACGTCTCCGCGCTCGAGGCGGGCCAGGTGCGCATCGTCCCGGAGCCGCTGGACATGCCGCAGCTCGTGCGCGACGTACACCGCTGGCTGCAACCGCAGGCGGCGGCCAAGGGGATCGCCTTCGACTGCCGCATCGACGACGGCGGCACGCCCTGGGTCGAGGCCGACGCGACGCGCGTGCGGCAGATCCTGATCAACCTGCTCGGCAATGCGATCAAGTTCACCGAGCGAGGACAGGTGTCGCTAACGGTGTCGGCGCAGCGCCTGGCGGACGACCCCGCGCGCGTGCGCTGGACCGCGGTCGTACGCGACACCGGCATCGGCATCGACCGCGCCACGCAGGCGCGGCTGTTCCAGCGCTTCCAGCAGGCCGACCCCTCGATCACGCGCCGCTACGGCGGCAGCGGCCTGGGGCTGGAGATCTCGCGCACGCTGGCGCGCCTGATGGGCGGCGACATCCAGGTCCACAGCGTCCCGGGCGAAGGGTCGACCTTCACCGCGACGTGGATTACCCCGGTAGCCGCGCCGGACGCGCCCGTGAGTGGCTTTGCCGCGCCCCCGCCCTCCGCGTGGCCGACGACCGCGCCACCGGCGCCCGCCCCGGCCGGGGCCGACGGGGCCAATTCCCCAGCCCCGGCCACGGCACCCGCGCCCGCGGGCGACGGTGAAGCGCGCTGGCGCGTGCTCGTCGTCGAGGACCACCCGGTCAACCGCCAGATCGTGGGCCTGCTGCTGGAAAAGCTCGGCCACACCGTGGTGTTCGCCGAGGACGGCCGAGAAGCCGTGGCGCTGGCCGCGCAGGAGGACTACGACATCGTGCTGATGGACCTGCACATGCCGCAGATGGACGGCTTCGAGGCCACCGAGCGGATCCGGGCCCTGCCCGGACCGCGCGGCCGGGTGCCGATCGTCGCCCTCACCGCCGACGTGATGGACGGCTCGGTGCAACGCGCGCAGGCGGTGGGCATGGACGGCTTTCTGGGCAAGCCCGTGCAGCGCGCCCAGCTGGAGGCGGTGATGCGCCGCTGCGTGAAGGCGCGCGCGGGCGTCACCACCCCAGACCCAGCCGCAGCGGCAGATACACCGCCATCCCCGTGA
- the fmt gene encoding methionyl-tRNA formyltransferase gives MRVVFAGTPVFAATALAAIAAAGHEVVLVLTQPDRPAGRGLKPQASPVKALAQQHGWPLAQPRGLRLDGRWAEDARAAQAAIAQARPDVMVVAAYGLILPRWVLEAPRLGCLNIHASLLPRWRGAAPIQRAIEAGDTETGVTIMQMDEGLDTGDIVAMAAVPIGPDESAGSLHDRLAALGARLMVQTLAAAAAGPLPRRPQPADGVTYAHKIDKAEGVLDWRAPAAVLARRVRAFDPVPGAVTTWDGVPLKVWAARAETGSTDAAPGTVLAADDAGIRVQTGDGVLVLTEVQRAGGRRLPVRDFLRGAPLGIGTWLGGGD, from the coding sequence TTGCGCGTGGTGTTTGCCGGTACGCCGGTGTTCGCCGCGACCGCGCTGGCCGCGATCGCCGCGGCCGGGCACGAGGTGGTGCTCGTGCTCACGCAGCCCGACCGGCCGGCGGGCCGTGGGCTCAAGCCCCAGGCCTCGCCGGTGAAGGCGCTGGCGCAGCAGCACGGGTGGCCGCTCGCCCAGCCGCGGGGGCTGCGGCTGGACGGCCGCTGGGCCGAGGACGCGCGCGCGGCGCAGGCGGCGATCGCGCAGGCCCGCCCCGACGTGATGGTCGTGGCCGCATACGGGCTGATCCTGCCCCGCTGGGTGCTGGAGGCGCCGCGGCTGGGGTGCCTCAACATCCACGCGTCGCTGCTGCCGCGCTGGCGCGGCGCCGCGCCGATCCAGCGCGCGATCGAGGCGGGTGACACCGAAACCGGCGTCACCATCATGCAGATGGACGAGGGGCTGGACACCGGCGACATCGTGGCGATGGCGGCGGTGCCCATCGGGCCGGACGAGTCGGCCGGGTCGCTGCACGACCGGCTGGCGGCGCTGGGCGCGCGCCTGATGGTGCAGACGCTGGCGGCCGCCGCGGCTGGTCCGCTGCCGCGGCGGCCACAGCCCGCCGATGGCGTGACCTACGCGCACAAGATCGACAAGGCGGAGGGCGTGCTGGACTGGCGCGCGCCGGCCGCGGTCCTGGCGCGGCGCGTGCGCGCGTTCGATCCCGTACCCGGGGCGGTCACGACGTGGGACGGGGTACCGCTGAAGGTGTGGGCGGCGCGGGCCGAGACGGGTTCCACGGACGCAGCGCCGGGCACCGTGCTCGCGGCGGACGACGCCGGCATCCGCGTGCAGACGGGCGACGGCGTGCTGGTGCTGACCGAGGTGCAGCGTGCCGGTGGCCGGCGCTTGCCGGTGCGCGACTTCCTGCGTGGCGCGCCGCTGGGGATCGGCACCTGGCTGGGGGGCGGCGATTGA
- a CDS encoding molybdopterin-dependent oxidoreductase, with amino-acid sequence MVFSTFSRVLIVSLAAALGAVAGAGAADARSALAAPKERVVLTISGKIGTTNRGANAVFDMAMLEALPQHTFTTQTPWEDKPLQFRGPRLRDVLAAVQARGTQIKATALNDYRIVIPVEDAQRFDVIVATRKNGEPMPVRDKGPLFIVYPFDSDPVLKDKRYYERSIWQLKALEIE; translated from the coding sequence ATGGTTTTTAGCACTTTCAGTCGAGTGCTGATCGTGTCGCTCGCGGCGGCGTTGGGGGCCGTGGCCGGTGCGGGCGCGGCCGACGCGCGGTCGGCGCTCGCCGCGCCCAAGGAACGCGTGGTGCTGACCATCAGCGGCAAGATCGGCACCACCAACCGGGGGGCCAACGCCGTGTTCGACATGGCGATGCTGGAGGCGCTGCCGCAGCACACCTTCACGACGCAAACCCCTTGGGAGGACAAACCATTGCAATTCCGCGGCCCGCGCCTGCGCGACGTGCTGGCGGCGGTCCAGGCGCGCGGCACCCAGATCAAGGCCACCGCGCTCAACGATTACCGCATCGTCATCCCGGTCGAGGACGCGCAGCGCTTCGACGTCATCGTCGCCACGCGCAAGAACGGCGAGCCGATGCCGGTGCGCGACAAGGGGCCGCTTTTCATCGTTTACCCGTTTGACAGCGACCCGGTCCTGAAGGACAAACGCTACTACGAGCGCTCGATCTGGCAGCTCAAGGCGCTCGAGATCGAATGA
- a CDS encoding LysM peptidoglycan-binding domain-containing protein, with product MLTLATTLTWATPPYPVTAQQRNTAQLVAESGVPLSELAPNAPERYTVKRGDTLWAISALYLKKPWRWPELWGMNLQQIRNPHLIYPGQVLVLTRVGDRAMLQLADDALPTVKLSPRVRVEPLEASAIPALPPGVIEPFLADVHVVDEAAHQNAPRIVAGPEQRVLLARGDRAYARGQTGPSEALSGEPLEPETGTPRLLAIYRNAVPLRDPQTGELLGHEAHAVGRARLVRAERADTAADGQPMLVPATIDIVHASEEIRIGDRLLPPMPRESRAYVPHAPTQPVQGQIIKVHGDAVRYAGQHQIVVLNRGRADGLEPGHVLGLLKNAERVTDRTDDARPTVVLPGERNGVMMVFRVFERVSYALVMQITDGVRVGDRFVNP from the coding sequence ATGCTCACACTGGCCACGACACTCACCTGGGCGACTCCGCCGTATCCCGTCACGGCACAACAGCGCAACACCGCCCAGCTCGTTGCCGAGTCCGGCGTGCCGTTGAGCGAGCTCGCTCCCAATGCACCCGAGCGCTACACCGTCAAGCGGGGGGACACCCTGTGGGCGATTTCGGCGCTCTACCTCAAAAAGCCGTGGCGCTGGCCCGAGCTGTGGGGGATGAACCTGCAGCAGATCCGCAACCCGCACCTGATCTACCCCGGTCAAGTGCTCGTGCTCACCCGCGTCGGCGATCGCGCCATGTTGCAGCTCGCCGATGACGCGCTGCCTACGGTCAAACTCTCACCGCGCGTGCGCGTCGAGCCGCTGGAAGCGAGTGCCATCCCGGCGCTGCCGCCCGGCGTGATCGAACCGTTCCTCGCGGATGTGCACGTGGTCGACGAGGCCGCGCACCAGAACGCGCCGCGTATCGTTGCCGGCCCCGAGCAGCGCGTGCTGCTCGCTCGCGGGGACCGCGCCTACGCCCGCGGCCAGACCGGCCCGAGCGAGGCCCTGAGCGGCGAGCCGCTGGAGCCGGAAACCGGCACCCCGCGGCTGCTGGCCATCTACCGCAACGCGGTGCCGCTGCGCGACCCGCAGACCGGCGAACTGCTCGGTCACGAAGCGCACGCGGTCGGGCGCGCGCGGCTCGTGCGCGCCGAGCGCGCCGACACGGCCGCCGATGGCCAGCCGATGCTGGTGCCGGCGACGATCGACATCGTGCACGCCAGCGAAGAGATCCGCATCGGCGACCGGCTGCTGCCGCCCATGCCACGGGAATCGCGCGCCTACGTGCCGCACGCACCCACCCAGCCGGTGCAGGGACAGATCATCAAGGTGCACGGTGACGCGGTGCGCTACGCGGGACAGCACCAGATCGTCGTGCTCAACCGCGGCCGCGCCGACGGGCTGGAGCCGGGGCACGTGCTCGGCCTGCTGAAAAACGCCGAACGCGTAACCGACCGCACCGACGATGCCCGCCCGACCGTCGTGTTGCCGGGCGAACGCAACGGCGTGATGATGGTCTTTCGCGTCTTCGAGCGCGTCTCCTACGCGCTGGTGATGCAGATCACCGACGGCGTGCGCGTCGGCGACCGCTTCGTCAACCCCTGA
- a CDS encoding ATP-dependent helicase encodes MHDTLNPAQLQAVCHLHGPSLVLAGAGSGKTRVITHKIARLIHAGLAPERIAAITFTNKAAAEMRERARALVGKAAQGVLLCTFHALGVRILREDGAAIGLKPQFSILDTDDITGLLKDCGGTTDSTTARHWQWRISQWKGAGLDAAAALAQARDDAERQIALVMARYQERLAAYQAVDFDDLILLPLKLLREHAEVRARWQQRLGHVLVDEYQDTSATQYELLKALVGHGERPDPRLTCVGDDDQSIYGWRGATLDNLRRLPQDFPTLTVIKLEQNYRSTNAILRAANAVIGPNPKLFPKTLWSALGEGEPVRVLACDHEEHEAERAVARIQGLRAQGAAWRDFAILYRANHQSRAFEVALRRANIPYKVSGGTSFFDRAEIKDLCAWLRLLANENDDPAFLRAITTPKRGIGHQTLAQLGAVAAGLRLSLFETLFAPTLEATLSPKALAALHEFGRFVNELQYRARHAVGHEAAREVLAQWLADIGYERHLYDHADSEPQAAARWGNVQDFVDWMVQRCGGQLDDTGGMTTQREPRPLLEVAQTVALISTLSEREQDQDVVTLSTLHAAKGLEWPHVILAGVNEGLLPFKPDADGDPEALAARIEEERRLMYVGITRAQRTLVVSWLKQRKQGRERVPAQASRFIAEMQLDPATTQEDPRAKLRALREEFAARAAGRAPAR; translated from the coding sequence ATGCACGACACGCTCAACCCCGCCCAGCTCCAAGCCGTCTGCCACCTGCACGGGCCCTCGCTCGTGCTCGCCGGGGCCGGCTCGGGCAAAACGCGCGTCATCACCCACAAAATCGCGCGCCTCATCCACGCCGGGCTCGCCCCCGAGCGCATCGCCGCGATCACTTTTACCAACAAGGCCGCCGCCGAAATGCGCGAGCGCGCCCGCGCCCTCGTGGGCAAGGCTGCGCAGGGCGTGCTGCTGTGCACCTTCCACGCGCTGGGGGTGCGCATCCTGCGCGAGGACGGCGCGGCCATCGGCTTGAAGCCGCAGTTTTCCATCCTGGACACGGACGACATCACCGGGCTGCTCAAGGACTGCGGCGGCACCACCGACAGCACCACCGCGCGCCACTGGCAGTGGCGCATCAGCCAGTGGAAAGGCGCGGGGCTGGACGCCGCCGCGGCGCTGGCGCAAGCGCGCGACGACGCGGAGCGCCAGATCGCCCTCGTGATGGCGCGCTACCAGGAACGGCTCGCCGCGTACCAGGCGGTGGACTTCGACGACCTGATCCTGCTGCCGCTCAAACTCCTGCGGGAACACGCCGAGGTGCGCGCGCGCTGGCAGCAGCGCCTCGGCCACGTGCTGGTGGACGAATACCAGGACACCAGCGCCACACAGTACGAGCTGCTCAAGGCGCTGGTGGGGCACGGCGAGCGGCCCGACCCGCGCCTGACCTGCGTCGGCGACGACGACCAGTCGATCTACGGCTGGCGCGGTGCGACGCTGGACAACCTGCGGCGGCTGCCGCAGGACTTTCCCACGCTCACCGTCATCAAGCTGGAGCAGAACTACCGCTCGACCAACGCCATCCTGCGCGCGGCCAACGCGGTCATCGGCCCCAACCCCAAGCTGTTCCCCAAGACGCTGTGGAGCGCGCTGGGCGAGGGTGAGCCGGTGCGCGTGCTCGCCTGCGACCACGAGGAGCACGAGGCCGAGCGCGCCGTGGCGCGCATCCAGGGCCTGCGCGCGCAGGGTGCCGCGTGGCGCGACTTTGCCATCCTGTACCGCGCCAACCACCAGTCGCGCGCGTTCGAGGTGGCGCTGCGCCGCGCCAACATCCCGTACAAGGTGTCGGGCGGCACGAGCTTCTTCGACCGCGCCGAGATCAAGGATTTGTGCGCGTGGCTGCGGCTGCTGGCCAACGAAAACGACGACCCGGCGTTTTTGCGGGCGATCACGACCCCGAAGCGCGGCATCGGCCACCAGACGCTGGCGCAACTCGGCGCGGTGGCCGCGGGGCTGCGCCTGAGCCTCTTTGAGACGCTGTTCGCCCCCACGCTGGAGGCGACGCTGTCGCCCAAGGCGCTCGCGGCGCTGCACGAATTCGGCCGCTTCGTCAACGAGCTGCAATACCGCGCGCGCCACGCCGTCGGACACGAAGCGGCACGCGAGGTGCTCGCGCAGTGGCTCGCCGACATCGGCTACGAGCGCCACCTCTACGACCACGCCGACAGCGAGCCGCAGGCCGCGGCGCGCTGGGGCAACGTACAGGACTTCGTCGACTGGATGGTGCAGCGCTGCGGCGGCCAGCTCGACGACACGGGCGGCATGACCACGCAGCGCGAACCGCGCCCGCTGCTGGAGGTGGCGCAGACGGTTGCGCTCATCAGCACCCTGTCGGAGCGGGAGCAGGACCAGGACGTCGTGACGCTGTCCACGCTGCACGCCGCCAAGGGACTGGAGTGGCCGCACGTGATCCTGGCCGGCGTCAACGAGGGGCTGCTGCCCTTCAAGCCCGACGCCGACGGCGACCCGGAGGCGCTGGCCGCACGCATCGAGGAGGAGCGCCGCCTGATGTACGTGGGCATCACGCGCGCGCAGCGCACGCTGGTCGTCAGTTGGCTCAAACAGCGCAAGCAGGGACGCGAGCGCGTGCCCGCGCAGGCCAGCCGCTTCATCGCCGAAATGCAGCTCGACCCCGCCACCACCCAGGAAGACCCGCGCGCCAAGCTGCGCGCGCTGCGCGAGGAGTTTGCCGCACGCGCCGCCGGCCGGGCCCCGGCCCGATGA
- a CDS encoding AzlD domain-containing protein, translated as MAELDPWRLLIFAALGAVTVVTRGFFFLSDRPWRLPHWAERGLQYAPIAALAAVVVPEVVMQQGQLIHTWQDARLYAAVAGAAWFFWRGGVLGTIVTGMAVYLPLRLGLGW; from the coding sequence ATGGCTGAACTCGATCCGTGGCGGCTGCTGATCTTCGCCGCGCTGGGCGCGGTGACGGTGGTCACGCGCGGCTTCTTCTTTCTGTCGGATCGGCCGTGGCGGCTGCCGCACTGGGCCGAGCGGGGGCTGCAGTACGCGCCGATCGCCGCGCTGGCGGCGGTGGTCGTGCCAGAAGTGGTGATGCAGCAGGGCCAGCTGATCCACACTTGGCAGGACGCGCGGCTCTACGCGGCGGTCGCCGGGGCGGCGTGGTTCTTCTGGCGCGGCGGTGTGCTCGGGACGATCGTCACGGGGATGGCGGTGTATCTGCCGCTGCGGCTGGGTCTGGGGTGGTGA